The stretch of DNA AGAAGCTAGAGGTCTGTTACCCAAGTCAACTCAACAGGTGTGGTAGTAAATTAGAAATTAGATGCTATTTTTTTACTTAGAGAATTGTCTGTTAAATGCTATTGTTTTTTTCACTGATACAAACTTGTCTTGTGTAACTTAGTGATAAGCCTGGGTGTACAGCCAAGAGCTGTTTGGGTGGGACCGCAGTGTGTAACTTAGTGATAAGCCTGGGCGTACAGCCAAGAGCTGTTTGGGTGTGACCGCAGTGTGTAACTTAGTGATAAGCCTGGGCGTACAGCCAAGAGCTGTTTGGGTGGGACCGCAGTGTGTAACTTAGTGATAAGCCTGGGTGTACAGCCAAGAGCTGTTTGGGTGGGACCGCAGTGTGTAACTTAGTGATAAGCCTGGGTGTACAGCCAAGAGCTGTTTGGGTGGGACCGCAGTGTGTGACTTAGTGATAAGCCTGGGCGTACAGCCAAGAGCTGTTTGGGTGGGACCGCAGTGTGTAACTTAGTGATAAGCCTGGGCGTACAGCCAAGAGCTGTTTGGGTGGGACCGCAGTGTGTGACTTAGTGATAAGCCTGGGTGTACAGCCAAGAGCTGTTTGGGTGGGACCGCAGTGTGTGACTTAGTGATAAGCCTGGGTGTACAGCCAAGAGCTGTTTGGGTGGGACCGCAGTGTGTGACTTAGTGATAAGCCTGGGTGTACAGCCAAGAGCTGTTTGGGTGGGACCGCAGTGTGTGACTTAGTGATAAGCCTGGGCGTACAGCCAAGAGCTGTTTGGGTGGGACCGCAGTGTGTAACTTAGTGATAAGCCTGGGTGTACAGCCAAGAGCTGTTTGGGTGGGACTGCAGTGTGTGACACATCCTGATTTTCACAATGTGCAGGAACTCCGCTGTGTGGAAACATGCAGAATGGATCAGAGAATAGTGTGAGCTGTGGTAACGCTAGACGGCTGAGCCCTGGTGCTGTCAATGTCAGCTATCTTCATCTGCACAGACAAGTTAGTCACCTTTTACACACTAtgttcctcaccctctctctccctcctcccctgtctcctacCAACCCAGTCTGTcaataatctctctctgtctctctctctctctgtctctctctctctctgtctctctctctctctgtctctctctctctctgtctctctctctctctgtctctctctctctctgtctctctctctctctgtctctctctctctctgtctctctctgtctctctctgtctctctctctctctgtctctctctctgtctctctctctctctgtctctctctctctctgtctctctctctctctctctctctctctctctctctctctgtctctctctctgtctctctctgtctctctctctctctgtctctctctctctctctctctctctctgtctctctctctctctgtctctctctctctctctctgtctctctctctctctgtctctctctctctctgtctctctctctctgtctctctctctctctgtctctctctctctctctgtctctctctctctctctgtctctctctgtctctgtctctctctgtctctctctgtctctgtctctctgtctctctgtctctctctctctctctctctctctctctctctctctctctctctctctctctctctcttctaattGTCTTTTGAAGTGATGTTTCTTTGTCTTGCTGTGACAAGGTTCTCACCACATCCTGGTTCTGTCATCACAACACGCCACATTCACAGAGTTGAACCTATTTCCTGTacatctctctgacacacacaccttttctctacatactctctcacacacacattctctctctctacacacactttctccatctcactctctctacgTACACACTTCCTGTCTGCTAAATAACAGTGTCAGGAATATCATCTATCATGGTGGGCTACTGTCCCATCTGTGGGAAACCCGTCTACTTTGgtgagtgcagtgtgtgtgtgtgtgtgtgtgtgtttgcagtgtaACACCGTTGGTCAGAGATGCCATAGAATTATGGAATAGTTGCTAGATTGTTAGGGCAGGTTTTTGAGAGGCATCGGTCGCTCGCAAATCTTTTCTAAACTCAATCGTTATACCTttcctattgtgtgtgtgtgtgtgtgtgtgtgtgtgtgtctccatgctCTGAACAGTCTGTCATGACTCATACACAGACAACAGGAAGTGTCTTCTCTGAGGAAGCAGACTGTTCTCTAACACACCGGCTCCTCTCCAATACTCTGACCTGGTGTCCTTTCCTTTCTAACCAGCCTTCTTTTCATCCTGGGATAAGTTCCAACACCCTAAACTGGTCTCTTTTCCTTCACTGGCTGGGttcctatagtctaacctggcttCCTTTCCTTCAGAGGCTGGGttcctatagtctaacctggcttCCTTTCCTTAAGAGGCTGAGttcctatagtctaacctggcttCCTTCCCTTCAGAGGGTGGGttcctatagtctaacctggcttCCTTTCCTTTAGGGACTTGCATTATTTGCATGTGTCCGGTACAGGAACTAGGGTTGCAAATGAAAGGTATATTATTGGAAAGTTTCTATGTTTACCAGGaaactaccagaattttggtaacatttacattttaggggGAATTTTATCAAATTACATCTAGTGGcctttttgggtacttcagattatcacatgagtctgtaattatctctggccctctgtgtgtccttatcttatgagtctgtaattatctctggccctctgtgtggccttatcacatgagtctgtaattatctctggccctctgtgtggccttatcacatgagtctgtaattatctctggccctctgtgtggtcttatcacatgagtctgtaattatctctggccctctgtgtggtcttatcacatgagtctgtaattatctctggccctttgTGTGGTCTTAtcacatgagtctgtaattatctctggtcctctgtgtggccttatcacatgagtctgtaattatctctggtcctctgtgtggccttattacacgagtctgtaattatctctggtcctctgtgtggccttatcacatgagtctgtaattatctctggccctctgtgtggccttatcacatgagtctgtaattatctctggccctctgtgtgtccttatcacatgagtctgtaattatctcaggccctctgtgtggccttatcacatgagtctgtaattatctctgtctctctgtgtgtccttatcacatgagtctgtaattatctctggtcctctgtgtggtcttatcacatgagtctgcaattatctctgtctctctgtgtgtccttatCACAcgagtctgtaattatctctggtcctctgtgtggtcttatcacatgagtctgtaattatctctggccctctgtgtggtcttatcacatgagtctgtaattatctctggtcctctgtgtgtccttatcacatgagtctgtaattatctctggtcctctgtgtggcctcatcacatgagtctgtaattatctctggccctctgtgtggtcttatcacatgagtctgtaattatctctggtcctctgtgtggtcttatcacatgagtctgtaattatcATGTCAAATATACAATAATTAAATAAgattgtttaaaaatatatataatataaagcTGTAAATCCTTAACCTTAATATAAACCATAAACTCAGTAAATATCATTGGTGTtgaatatgagggtttcagcatgaaatattctgaatgtttttttaaacacttgtatttattttactcTCAAAATGTCTTTGTTGTAAATGTGTTGGAGCCAAACTGATGTCAGTTGTTAAATCAGTCAATAGAGTTCATCAAAATAATGGccttgttgattagatgcttttccATTAATTAGTCTgttggacaatatggacacagacaCCATATAGAGGAATacatttttactcaagtataaatTCCCAAAGATACCATAGAAGGTTGGTAAGTctttggtaaattaccggtagcttAGCAACTCTCTAGTCACCGTGCAGATCTCTCTCTGAATGGCAGACACCATTTGACCTCTAATCCTTGGTATCCTCTAACCCCATTGGTCCATGACAGACATTTGACCTCTAACCCTTGGTATCTTCCAACCCCACTGGTCCATGACctgcaatctctactgcactcaacactgccccttCCCAccgggacaaaaggaacacctatgtgagaatgttattcattgactacagctcagcgttcaacaccatagtgccctcaaagctcatcactaagctaaggaccctgggactaaacacctccctctgcaactggatcctggacttcctgacgggccgcccccaggtggtaagggtaggtaacaacacatccgccatgctgatcctcaacacgggggcccgtCAGGGGATCGTCCTcagacccctcctgtactccctgttcacccatgactgcacggccaggaccgactccaacaccatcatcaagtttgccgatgacacaacagtggtagacctgatcaccgtcagcgatgagacagcctatagggaggaggtcagagacctggccgtgtggtgccaggacaacaacctctccctcaacgtgataaaaacaaaggagatgaccgtggactacaggaaaaggaggaccaagaacgcccccattctcattgacggggctgtggtggagcaggttgagagcttcaagttccttggtgtccacgtcaccaacaaactaacatggtccaagcacaccaagacagtcgtgaagaaggcacgacaaaaggagactgaaaagatttggcattggtccttaGAACCTCAAaagcttctacagctgcaccatcgagagcatcacgactggttgcatcattgcctggtatggcaactgctcagcctccgacttcaagacactacagagggtagtgcgtacggcccagtacatcaccggggccaagcttcctgccatccaggacctctataccaggcggtgtcagaggaaggccctacagatTGTAAAAGACACCAGTCACCCCAGTCCtatactgttctctcttctaccgcacggcaagtggtactggatcaccaaatctaggaccaaaaggctccttatcagcttctacccccaaaccatcagactcctgaacatctaatcaaaagtctccttatcagcttctacccccaaaccatcagactcctgaacatctgatcaaaaggctccttatcagcttctacccccaaaccatcagactcctgaacatctgatcaaaaggctccttatcagcttctacccccaaaccatcagactcctgaacatctaatcaaaagtctccttatcagcttctacccccaaaccatcagactcctgaacatctgatcaaaaggctccttatcagcttctacccccaaaccatcagactcctgaacatctgatcaaaaggctccttatcagcttctacccccaaaccatcagactcctgaacatctaatcaaaagtctccttatcagcttctacccccaaaccatcagactcctgaacatctgatcaaaaggctccttatcagcttctacccccaaaccatcagactcctgaacatctgatcaaaaggctccttatcagcttctacccccaaaccatcagactcctgaacatctgatcaaaaggctccttatcagcttctacccccaaaccatcagactcctgaacatctgatcaaaaggctccttatcagcttctacccccaaaccatcagactcctgaacatctgatcaaaaggctccttatcagcttctacccccaaaccatcagactcctgaacatctgatcaaaaggctccttatcagcttctacccccaaaccatcagactcctgaacatctaatcaaatgaccACCAGACccctcttgtacactgctgctactctctgtttactatctatacatagtcactttaactctacctacatattacctccATTACCTGGATTAACCGCtgcctcctcacattgactctgcaaCGGAACCCcaatatagcctcgctattgttattttactgctgctgtttaattatttattactgaaaaaatatatatgtttactGAACacattttttcttaaaacttcttaaagcaatgttggttaagagcttgtaagtaagcatttcactgtaaggtccacacctgttgtattcagcatttcactgtgaggtctacacctattgtattcagcatttcactgtgaggtctacacctgttgtattcaggatttcactgtaaggtccacacctgttgtattcagcatttcactgtgaggtctacacctgttgtattcagcatttcactgtgaggtccacacctgttgtattcagcatttcactgtgaggtccacacctgttgtattcagcatttcactgtaaggtctacacctgttgtattcagcatttcactgtaaggtctacacctgttgtattcagcatttcactgtgaggtccacacctgttgtattcagcatttcactgtaaggtcaacacctgttgtattcagcatttcactgtgaggtctacacctgttgtattcagcatttcactgtaaggtctacacctgttgtattcagcatttcactgtgaggtctacacctgttgtattcagcatttcactgtgaggtccacacctgttgtattcagcatttcacaatTTGAGTATCCTCTAACCAGATTGGTCCGTGACAGACATTTGACCTCTAACCCTTGGTATCCTCTCTCCCCATTGGTCCAGGTGAGAAGAAGAGGTCATTGGGGCGGGACTACCACCCTCTGTGTCTGAAGTGTCAACAGTGTCAGAGACAGTTGACCCCGGGACAACATGctgaggtatggagagagagggagggagagaagggggagggaggaacgGGAGCTGAGAGGGAGGGGAGTATAGCAGAGGAGGGAGacgtaggagggagaggggagagagggaagggaagggggagagagagtgagtcagtgagagaaggggaggggagagagggaagggatggttgagtgaggggggagagaaagatagTATCAACAGTGTCAGAGACAGCTGACCCCAGGACAACATGCTGAGGTATgaagacagggagggggagggtggggaaggagagagggagggaggtggggtggggtggggtggggtgcagAAGGaaggtctgtctgtctatctgtctatgtgtatgtctgtctgtctatctatatgTGTGTATCTATGTATCTCATGAACTAAGATGTTTTCTGTGCTTTGTGTTTCAGcatgatgagaaaccctactacactaactgttacatgtagacgtttggtaccagaggtaggtactgcttggtgatgagaaaccctactacactaactgttacatgtagacgtttggtaccagaggtagatactgcttggtgatgagtaaccctactacactacactgttacatgtagatgtttggtaccagaggtagatactgcttggtgatgagtaaccctactacactacactgttacatgtagatgtttggtaccagaggtagatactgcttggtgatgagtaaccctactacactgttacatgtagatgttgggtaccagaggtagatactgcttggtgatgagaaaccctactacactaactgttacatgtagatgttgggtaccagaggtagatactgcttggtgatgagaaaccctactacactgttacatgtagatgttgggtaccagaggtagatactgcttggtgatgagtaaccctactacactgttacatgtagatgtttggtaccagaggtagatactgcttggtgatgagtaaccctactacactgttacatgtagatgtttggtaccagaggtagatactgcttggtgatgagaaaccctactacactaactgttacatgtagatgttgggtaccagaggtagatactgcttggtgatgagtaaccctactacactaactgttacatgtagatgtttggtaccagaggtagatactgcttggtgatgagaaaacctactacactgttacatgtagatgtttggtaccagaggtagatactgcttggtgatgagtaaccctactacactaactgttacatgtagatgttgggtaccagaggtagatactgcttggtgatgagaaaccctactacactaactgttacatgtagatgttgggtaccagaggtagatactgcttggtgatgagaaaccctactacactaactgttacatgtagatgttgggtaccagaggtagatactgcttggtgatgagaaaccctactacactaactgttacatgtagatgttgggtaccagaggtagatactgcttggtgatgagtaaccctactacactgttacatgtagatgtgtggtaccagaggtagatactgcttggtgatgagtaaccctactacactgttacatgtagatgtttggtaccagaggtagatactgcttggtgatgagtaaccctactacactgttacatgtagatgtttggtaccagaggtagatactgcttggtgatgagtaaccctactacactaactgttacatgtagatgttgggtaccagaggtagatactgcttggtgatgagtaaccctactacactaactgttacatgtagatgttgggtaccagaggtagatactgcttggtgatgagtaaccctactacactaactgttacatgtagatgtttggtaccagaggtagatactgcttggtgatgagaaaccctactacactaactgttacatgtagatgttgggtaccagaggtagatactgcttggtgatgagtaaccctactacactgttacatgtagatgtgtggtaccagaggtagatactgcttggtgatgagtaaccctactacactgttacatgtagatgttgggtaccagaggtagatactgcttggtgatgagtaaccctactacactgttacatgtagatgtttggtaccagaggtagatgctgcttggtgatgagaaaccctactacactgttacatgtagatgtttggtaccagaggtagatactgcttgttgatgagtaaccctactacactaactgttacatgtagatgttgggtaccagaggtagatgctgcttggtgatgagtaaccctactacactgttacatgtagatgtttggtaccagaggtagatgcTGCTTGGTGATGTACTTTAGctggtgtgcgtcccaaatggatgcctattccctacatagtacactactttggcCAGAGACTTGGTCGTGTCTTAGGATGGTATGTACAGcaaataactctctctctctctctctctgtctctgtctctctctctctgtctcctctctctcctctctcaggctaTCAACAAGGATCTATGTTCAACAAAACTGACATTCAGCCAACGACCAACCAACTAGACTCAACATTCAGCCAACCAACATTTGACCAAT from Salvelinus fontinalis isolate EN_2023a chromosome 5, ASM2944872v1, whole genome shotgun sequence encodes:
- the LOC129855927 gene encoding cysteine-rich protein 2-like, with product MVGYCPICGKPVYFGEKKRSLGRDYHPLCLKCQQCQRQLTPGQHAEHDEKPYYTNCYM